The following proteins are co-located in the Streptomyces sp. DT2A-34 genome:
- a CDS encoding response regulator transcription factor — MEKVRLLVVDDDPPIADLVATVARYEGWQAVTANSGQEALRLAAEFRPDIVVLDLMLPDLDGFGVLDRLRGAGTMVPVVFLTARDGVADRVAGLTRGGDDYLVKPFAVEELMARLRTVLRRSAGPGFQRSVLRVADLMMDEDTREVRRGDRLLTLTPTEYEVLRYLMRKSPTVLTKAQILDHVWEYGFGGRSNVVELVVSRLRRKLDESDDGRAPLIHTVRGFGYVIRQASE; from the coding sequence GTGGAGAAAGTACGCCTTCTGGTCGTGGACGATGACCCGCCCATCGCCGACCTCGTCGCGACGGTCGCCCGCTACGAGGGCTGGCAGGCGGTCACCGCGAACTCCGGTCAGGAGGCCCTGCGGCTGGCCGCCGAGTTCCGGCCGGACATCGTGGTGCTGGACCTGATGCTGCCCGACTTGGACGGCTTCGGCGTCCTGGACCGGCTGCGCGGCGCCGGGACGATGGTGCCCGTGGTGTTCCTGACCGCCCGCGACGGGGTCGCCGACCGGGTGGCCGGGCTGACCCGGGGCGGCGACGACTACCTGGTCAAACCGTTCGCGGTGGAGGAGCTGATGGCCCGGCTGCGGACCGTGCTGCGGCGCAGCGCCGGGCCCGGGTTCCAGCGTTCCGTCCTTCGGGTGGCGGACCTGATGATGGACGAGGACACCCGCGAGGTGCGCCGCGGCGACAGGCTGCTCACGCTCACGCCGACCGAGTACGAGGTGCTGCGCTATCTGATGCGCAAGTCACCGACCGTGCTGACCAAGGCGCAGATCCTCGACCATGTGTGGGAGTACGGCTTCGGGGGCCGCTCGAACGTCGTCGAGCTGGTCGTCAGCCGGCTGCGCCGCAAGCTCGACGAGTCCGACGACGGCAGGGCGCCGCTGATCCACACGGTGCGGGGCTTCGGGTACGTCATCCGGCAGGCGTCCGAGTGA
- a CDS encoding cell wall metabolism sensor histidine kinase WalK yields the protein MIGRLRRAYRGMRLGTRLALGLGVLSLVVFGVVGTALTTYMRDYLSAQLDTQLAQGQIAQSKSIADYGTLSGKKYYSWFYAVYDVADGTPELRRPEDPADLPKDVDDFTSLAQAQTAAHTELLRTEHLRGKGEYRLRACEVEPGVVLVSAAPMEDIEDTVGQLITIQVVTFGLALLALVVLGRGMLRRGLKPLSDMAHTARGITSHDLTDSARLPVRHDGRSGGPEVEELRTAFNTMLEHIDDSLAVRAEAEQRLRRFVADASHELRTPLMSVRGYADLFQYAAANAPEERDRHLARLRAEAARMGFLLDDLLLLARLDAAEVETPLRPQEADLVELVEQAADAFRVTHADHPLAVAPGPGSLKLRLDPQRVRQVLDNLLTNAAMHTPPGTQVSVAVSMANGSAQVRVADAGPGIPPADRERVFDRFYRVDKARSRDRGGSGLGLAVAQSLVHAHGGRIDLTSEPGATVFTVTIPLTLGRLTDP from the coding sequence GTGATCGGGCGGCTGCGGCGGGCGTACCGCGGGATGCGGCTCGGGACCCGGCTGGCGCTGGGTCTCGGCGTGCTGTCCCTGGTCGTGTTCGGCGTCGTCGGCACCGCCCTGACGACGTACATGCGGGACTACCTGTCGGCCCAGCTGGACACGCAGCTCGCGCAGGGCCAGATCGCCCAGTCCAAGAGCATCGCGGACTACGGCACGCTGTCGGGCAAGAAGTACTACAGCTGGTTCTACGCCGTGTACGACGTGGCGGACGGCACCCCGGAGCTGCGCAGGCCCGAGGACCCCGCCGACCTGCCGAAGGACGTCGACGACTTCACCTCCCTCGCCCAGGCGCAGACCGCCGCGCACACGGAGCTGCTGCGCACCGAGCACCTGCGGGGCAAGGGCGAGTACCGGCTGCGCGCCTGCGAGGTCGAGCCCGGTGTGGTGCTGGTCAGCGCCGCGCCCATGGAGGACATCGAGGACACCGTGGGCCAGCTGATCACCATCCAGGTGGTCACCTTCGGGCTGGCGCTGCTGGCCCTGGTCGTCCTGGGGCGGGGGATGCTGCGGCGGGGCCTGAAGCCGCTGAGCGACATGGCGCACACCGCCCGCGGCATCACCTCGCACGACCTGACGGACTCGGCACGGCTGCCGGTGCGGCACGACGGGCGCAGTGGCGGGCCCGAGGTCGAGGAGCTGCGCACCGCGTTCAACACGATGCTGGAGCACATCGACGACTCCCTCGCGGTGCGGGCGGAGGCGGAGCAGCGTCTGCGGCGCTTCGTGGCGGACGCCTCGCACGAGCTGCGCACGCCGCTGATGTCGGTGCGGGGCTATGCCGACCTCTTCCAGTACGCGGCCGCCAACGCCCCCGAGGAACGGGACAGGCACCTGGCCCGCCTGCGCGCCGAGGCCGCCCGTATGGGTTTCCTCCTCGACGACCTGCTGCTGCTCGCCCGCCTGGACGCCGCGGAGGTCGAGACGCCGCTGCGCCCGCAGGAGGCGGACCTGGTGGAGCTGGTCGAGCAGGCGGCGGACGCGTTCCGGGTCACCCACGCCGACCACCCGCTGGCGGTGGCGCCCGGCCCCGGTTCCCTGAAGCTCCGCCTGGACCCTCAGCGCGTCCGCCAGGTCCTGGACAACCTGCTCACCAACGCGGCGATGCACACCCCGCCCGGCACGCAGGTCTCCGTGGCGGTGTCGATGGCGAACGGCTCGGCCCAGGTCCGGGTCGCCGACGCCGGCCCCGGCATCCCGCCCGCCGACCGGGAGCGCGTCTTCGACCGCTTCTACCGCGTCGACAAGGCCCGCAGCCGCGACCGGGGAGGCAGCGGCCTGGGTCTGGCGGTCGCCCAGTCACTGGTGCACGCGCACGGCGGCCGGATCGACCTGACCAGCGAGCCGGGGGCGACGGTGTTCACGGTGACGATCCCGCTCACGCTCGGACGTCTTACGGACCCGTGA
- a CDS encoding NAD(P)-dependent oxidoreductase yields the protein MRVLVTGGAGFIGSHVVEALAAHGHEPVVYDVRADPEADVRNPYTVRAALTGVDAVCHQAAMVGLGAGFCDAAEYVSRNDLGTAVLLTAMADAGVRRLVLAGSMVVYGEGRYACARHGVVRPGPRAVADLDAGRFEPPCPVCGADLAPGLVAEDAPVDPRNVYATTKLAQEHLAAAWARATGGTAVSLRYHNVYGPGMPRDTPYAGVASFFRSALARGEAPRVFEDGRQRRDFVHVRDVAAADVAALEASSAALPEGALTAYNTGSGDPHTVGEMARALAAAYGGPEPVVTGEYRLGDVRHITADSSRLRAELGWKPGVGFAEGMREFAEAGLRGA from the coding sequence ATGCGTGTACTGGTCACCGGCGGTGCCGGGTTCATCGGGTCCCATGTCGTCGAGGCGCTCGCGGCGCACGGGCACGAGCCCGTGGTGTACGACGTCCGCGCCGACCCCGAAGCGGACGTACGCAACCCGTACACCGTCCGCGCCGCCCTGACCGGCGTCGACGCGGTGTGCCACCAGGCCGCGATGGTCGGCCTCGGCGCCGGCTTCTGCGACGCCGCGGAGTACGTCTCCCGCAACGACCTCGGCACGGCCGTCCTGCTCACCGCCATGGCCGACGCGGGCGTACGGCGGCTGGTGCTGGCCGGGTCGATGGTGGTGTACGGGGAGGGGCGGTACGCGTGCGCACGCCACGGCGTCGTGCGGCCGGGCCCGCGTGCCGTCGCCGACCTGGACGCGGGGCGCTTCGAGCCGCCCTGCCCGGTGTGCGGCGCCGACCTCGCGCCCGGCCTGGTCGCGGAGGACGCCCCGGTCGATCCGCGCAACGTGTACGCGACGACCAAGCTCGCCCAGGAGCATCTGGCGGCGGCGTGGGCGCGCGCGACGGGCGGCACGGCGGTGTCGCTGCGCTACCACAACGTCTACGGCCCGGGCATGCCCCGCGACACCCCCTACGCCGGGGTCGCCTCCTTCTTCCGCTCGGCACTCGCCCGCGGTGAGGCCCCGCGGGTCTTCGAGGACGGGCGCCAGCGCCGGGACTTCGTCCATGTACGGGACGTGGCCGCCGCCGACGTGGCCGCGCTGGAGGCGAGTTCGGCCGCGCTGCCGGAGGGCGCGCTCACGGCGTACAACACCGGCAGCGGCGACCCGCACACCGTCGGCGAGATGGCCCGCGCGCTCGCGGCGGCGTACGGCGGGCCCGAACCGGTGGTGACCGGGGAGTACCGGCTGGGCGACGTACGGCACATCACGGCGGACTCCTCGCGGCTGCGGGCGGAGTTGGGCTGGAAGCCCGGGGTGGGGTTCGCGGAGGGGATGCGGGAGTTCGCGGAAGCCGGACTGCGGGGGGCGTAG
- a CDS encoding sensor histidine kinase KdpD: MRDTLLIALFAFLGAAAAGLLGACVLLLIRRRSLIAHLAVVAGVGITAMLAGTLAVAQAMFLSGHDLSVVTTVVAMAAVVSLATALLLGRWVADRSHALALAARSFGDGGAFTSPDGPATAELAALSRELEATSTKLAESRERERALESSRRELVAWISHDLRTPLAGLRAMAEALEDGVAADPDRYLKQIRMEVERLNGMVGDLFELSRIHAGTLTLSLARMSLYDLVGDALSGADALAREHGVRLVGARVEPVPVRVDGKEMSRVLGNLLVNAIRRTPADGTVAVAAERVPDGVVLSVTDSCGGIPEEDLPRVFDTGWRGTHARTPPAGAGLGLAIVRGIVEAHDGRATVRNVPGGCRFEVVLPAAAS, encoded by the coding sequence GTGCGCGACACCCTGCTCATCGCCCTCTTCGCCTTCCTCGGCGCCGCCGCGGCCGGCCTGCTCGGCGCCTGCGTGCTCCTGCTGATCCGGCGCCGCTCGCTCATCGCCCACCTCGCCGTGGTCGCCGGCGTCGGCATCACCGCCATGCTCGCCGGCACGCTCGCCGTCGCGCAGGCGATGTTCCTGTCCGGGCACGACCTGAGCGTCGTCACGACCGTCGTCGCCATGGCCGCCGTGGTCTCCCTGGCCACCGCCCTGCTGCTCGGCCGCTGGGTCGCCGACCGCAGCCACGCCCTCGCGCTCGCCGCCCGCTCCTTCGGCGACGGCGGCGCCTTCACCTCGCCCGACGGCCCCGCCACCGCCGAACTCGCCGCACTGAGCCGCGAGTTGGAGGCGACCAGCACGAAACTCGCCGAGTCCCGCGAGCGCGAGCGGGCCCTGGAGTCCTCCCGGCGTGAACTCGTCGCCTGGATCTCCCACGACCTGCGCACCCCGCTGGCCGGCCTGCGCGCCATGGCGGAGGCCCTGGAGGACGGGGTCGCCGCCGACCCCGACCGCTACCTCAAGCAGATCCGCATGGAGGTCGAGCGCCTCAACGGCATGGTGGGCGACCTCTTCGAGCTGTCCCGTATCCACGCCGGCACCCTGACGCTCTCGCTCGCCCGGATGTCCCTGTACGACCTCGTCGGCGACGCCCTCTCGGGCGCGGACGCGCTGGCCCGCGAACACGGGGTCCGGCTCGTCGGTGCCCGGGTCGAACCGGTGCCGGTGCGGGTGGACGGCAAGGAGATGAGCCGGGTGCTGGGCAACCTGCTGGTCAACGCCATCCGCCGCACCCCGGCCGACGGCACGGTCGCCGTCGCCGCCGAACGCGTCCCCGACGGTGTGGTGCTGTCCGTCACGGACAGCTGCGGCGGCATCCCCGAGGAGGACCTGCCCCGCGTCTTCGACACCGGCTGGCGCGGCACCCACGCCCGCACACCCCCCGCCGGCGCGGGGCTCGGCCTCGCCATCGTGCGGGGCATCGTCGAGGCACACGACGGTCGGGCCACGGTACGCAACGTCCCCGGCGGCTGCCGTTTCGAGGTGGTGCTGCCCGCTGCCGCTTCCTGA
- a CDS encoding response regulator transcription factor, whose amino-acid sequence MEQQQPNAQAGVRVLVVDDDPTVAEIVSGYLDRAGYVVDRAGDGPDALALAAAHWPDLVVLDLMLPGMDGLEVCRRMRGHGPVPVIMLTARGDEDDRILGLEVGADDYVTKPFSPRELVLRVESVLRRTRPAEPSKTLRAAGLSVDPAARRAVKDGGELALTIREFDLLAFFLRHPGRVYSREDLMREVWGWDFGDLSTVTVHVRRLRGKVEDDPARPRLIQTVWGVGYRFDATGTTGTTGTTDSRPDGEA is encoded by the coding sequence ATGGAGCAGCAACAGCCGAACGCGCAGGCCGGGGTCAGGGTTCTCGTGGTCGACGACGACCCCACCGTCGCCGAGATCGTCTCCGGGTACCTCGACCGCGCCGGATACGTCGTGGACCGCGCCGGGGACGGCCCCGACGCCCTCGCCCTGGCCGCCGCGCACTGGCCCGACCTCGTCGTCCTCGACCTGATGCTGCCCGGCATGGACGGCCTGGAGGTGTGCCGCCGGATGCGCGGCCACGGGCCCGTGCCGGTCATCATGCTCACCGCGCGCGGCGACGAGGACGACCGCATCCTCGGCCTGGAGGTCGGCGCCGACGACTACGTCACCAAGCCCTTCAGCCCCCGCGAACTCGTCCTGCGCGTCGAGTCCGTGCTCCGCCGCACCAGGCCCGCCGAGCCGTCCAAGACCCTGCGCGCCGCGGGCCTCTCGGTCGACCCGGCGGCCCGCCGCGCCGTCAAGGACGGCGGCGAACTCGCCCTCACCATCCGGGAGTTCGACCTCCTCGCCTTCTTCCTGCGCCACCCCGGCCGGGTCTACAGCCGTGAGGACCTGATGCGCGAGGTGTGGGGCTGGGACTTCGGCGACCTGTCGACCGTCACCGTCCACGTCCGCCGCCTGCGCGGCAAGGTGGAGGACGACCCGGCCAGGCCCCGGCTCATCCAGACCGTGTGGGGCGTCGGCTACCGCTTCGACGCGACCGGCACCACCGGCACCACCGGCACCACCGACTCCCGTCCCGACGGGGAGGCGTGA
- a CDS encoding glycosyltransferase family 2 protein, translated as MDVVLPCLDEAEALPWVLERIPPGWRALVVDNGSTDGSARVARELGATVVHEERRGFGAACHAGLTAATADIVCFCDCDASLDPGDLVPFVRRIAAGEADLVLGRRRPRTRGAWPPHARVGNLALTRLLRRRTGLRLHDLGPLRAARRERLLTLGLTDRRSGYPLQMVVRAADAGWRIAEYDVPYLPRTGASKVTGTWRGTWQAVRDMSRVLAEDDAGRTGAGAEPEPAGRPDARPDTPVRKGTRP; from the coding sequence GTGGACGTCGTGCTCCCCTGTCTCGACGAGGCCGAGGCGTTGCCCTGGGTCCTGGAGCGCATCCCGCCCGGCTGGCGGGCCCTGGTCGTGGACAACGGCTCCACGGACGGCTCGGCCCGCGTCGCCCGCGAACTCGGCGCGACCGTCGTGCACGAGGAGCGCCGCGGCTTCGGCGCCGCCTGCCACGCGGGGCTGACCGCCGCCACGGCCGACATCGTCTGCTTCTGCGACTGCGACGCCTCGCTCGACCCGGGCGACCTGGTGCCCTTCGTACGCCGGATCGCGGCGGGCGAGGCCGACCTCGTCCTGGGGCGCCGCCGCCCCAGGACCCGCGGAGCCTGGCCGCCGCACGCCCGCGTCGGCAACCTCGCCCTCACCCGCCTGCTCCGCCGCCGCACCGGCCTGCGCCTGCACGACCTGGGACCCCTGCGCGCCGCCCGCCGCGAGCGGTTGCTCACCCTCGGCCTGACGGACCGGCGCAGCGGCTACCCGCTCCAGATGGTCGTCCGCGCCGCCGACGCGGGCTGGCGGATCGCCGAGTACGACGTGCCGTACCTGCCGCGTACGGGTGCGTCGAAGGTGACGGGGACCTGGCGGGGGACGTGGCAGGCGGTGCGGGACATGAGCCGGGTGCTGGCGGAGGACGACGCAGGGCGTACCGGCGCCGGCGCCGAGCCCGAACCCGCCGGTCGCCCCGACGCCCGGCCGGACACCCCCGTACGGAAGGGAACCCGCCCGTGA
- a CDS encoding DUF2064 domain-containing protein, translating to MTTLLVIAKEPRPGRVKTRLTPPFTPEEAAALAEAALADTLDAVARTPARRRVLVLDGAPGPWLPPGFEVVRQCAGGLDERLAAAFAGCDGPTLLIGMDTPQVTPELLTVDWADCEAYFGPAEDGGFWALGLAAPDPARLRGVPMSTPRTGAVQRARLADLRVRELPCIRDVDTAYDADLVAEAAPGSRFATTLARLAPAADR from the coding sequence GTGACCACACTCCTCGTCATCGCCAAGGAGCCCCGGCCGGGCCGGGTGAAGACCAGGCTGACGCCGCCCTTCACCCCCGAGGAGGCGGCCGCGCTCGCCGAGGCGGCCCTCGCGGACACGCTGGACGCCGTGGCGCGCACGCCCGCCCGGCGCCGGGTCCTGGTCCTGGACGGGGCGCCGGGCCCCTGGCTGCCGCCCGGCTTCGAGGTCGTACGGCAGTGCGCGGGCGGTCTCGACGAACGGCTGGCCGCCGCCTTCGCGGGCTGCGACGGCCCGACGCTGCTCATCGGCATGGACACCCCGCAGGTGACGCCGGAGCTGCTGACGGTGGACTGGGCCGACTGCGAGGCGTACTTCGGCCCCGCCGAGGACGGCGGCTTCTGGGCGCTGGGCCTGGCCGCGCCGGACCCGGCACGGCTGCGGGGCGTACCGATGTCGACGCCGCGGACCGGCGCCGTACAGCGCGCCCGCCTCGCGGATCTGCGGGTGCGCGAGCTGCCGTGCATACGGGACGTCGACACGGCGTACGACGCCGATCTGGTCGCCGAGGCGGCGCCGGGCAGCCGGTTCGCGACGACGTTGGCGCGCCTCGCCCCGGCGGCGGACCGATGA
- a CDS encoding methyltransferase domain-containing protein, which yields MTAGRIARQASPGALGSPVDNAPWSADPYSHALRTGRGPLFLRRTDGWLLPLEVERWCADADAADLEVLRRCEGAVLDVGCGPGRLVAALARQGRRVLGIDVSEAAVSRTVRLGGPALRRSVFDPLPGEGRWGTALLVDGNVGIGGDPAALLDRMAQLLAPGGLLVAETVPEMDLDERVRVHVTDARGATGTAFPWARLGTPALLRHAERAGWRAVDQWTAGGRSFAALRSRRHRSTSSTAEPPKSTAVISSQRAGKPSADRPVPEV from the coding sequence ATGACCGCGGGGCGCATCGCACGGCAGGCGAGCCCCGGCGCGCTCGGCAGTCCGGTGGACAACGCTCCCTGGTCCGCCGACCCGTACTCGCACGCCCTCCGCACCGGCCGGGGCCCCCTCTTCCTGCGCCGCACCGACGGCTGGCTGTTGCCGCTCGAAGTGGAGCGGTGGTGCGCGGACGCCGACGCGGCGGATCTGGAGGTGCTGCGGCGCTGTGAGGGGGCGGTGCTGGACGTGGGGTGCGGGCCGGGGAGGCTGGTGGCGGCGTTGGCCCGGCAGGGGCGCCGCGTGCTCGGCATCGACGTCAGCGAGGCCGCCGTCTCCCGCACCGTACGGCTCGGGGGCCCGGCGTTGCGCCGCTCCGTCTTCGACCCGCTCCCCGGAGAGGGCCGCTGGGGCACCGCCCTCCTCGTCGACGGCAACGTCGGCATCGGCGGAGACCCGGCCGCCCTGCTCGACCGGATGGCACAGCTCCTCGCCCCGGGCGGCCTGTTGGTCGCCGAGACCGTGCCGGAGATGGACCTCGACGAACGGGTCCGGGTCCACGTCACCGACGCCCGGGGCGCCACCGGCACCGCCTTCCCGTGGGCCCGGCTCGGCACGCCCGCACTGCTGCGGCACGCGGAGCGCGCCGGCTGGCGTGCCGTCGATCAGTGGACGGCCGGCGGGCGTTCCTTCGCCGCCCTGCGCAGCCGTCGCCACCGCAGCACGAGCAGCACCGCCGAGCCGCCGAAGAGCACGGCGGTGATCAGCAGCCAGCGGGCCGGGAAGCCGTCCGCGGACAGGCCGGTGCCGGAGGTGTAG
- a CDS encoding molybdopterin-dependent oxidoreductase → MARTPSSPLSPFSPVFWRSPLRGPWLTSVLGVVLLGGITVLFVTGLVSYAAYNPNLAPVNDKTPDKGILGFYLFSWPTDPHWLYRLNQGVHVTLGITLIPVLLAKLWSVVPKLFTLPPARSLAHALERISLLLLVGGALFEFVTGVLNVQLDYVFPGSFYTLHFYGAWVFFAAFVVHTVLKTPMALRNLRELREEKSELTSPAPTDPTVSRRGALWFVGGGSLLLFGTTVGQNFDGALRRTALLAPHGGAEPGRGPGAFQINKTAAYAGIRAADTDEEAWRLVVEGRNGRTVRLSRADLLDLPLHSAALPIACVEGWSTSDQWWRGVRLRDLAALVGHDGDPPDVLVESLQRRGAFRRAALRANQVADPRSLLALFVNGEDLTPDHGYPARIIVPAAPGVLNTKWVARMTFGDL, encoded by the coding sequence ATGGCACGGACTCCCTCCTCCCCTCTCTCTCCTTTCTCTCCCGTCTTCTGGCGCAGTCCGCTGCGCGGCCCCTGGCTGACCTCGGTGCTCGGCGTCGTACTGCTCGGCGGCATCACGGTGCTGTTCGTGACGGGACTGGTGTCCTACGCCGCCTACAACCCGAACCTGGCACCGGTGAACGACAAGACCCCGGACAAGGGGATCCTGGGCTTCTACCTCTTCTCCTGGCCGACCGACCCGCACTGGCTGTACCGGCTCAACCAGGGCGTCCACGTCACGCTCGGCATCACGCTGATCCCCGTGCTCCTGGCCAAGCTGTGGTCGGTCGTACCGAAGCTCTTCACGCTGCCGCCGGCGCGGTCGCTCGCGCACGCCCTGGAGCGGATCTCGCTGCTGCTCCTGGTCGGGGGCGCCCTGTTCGAGTTCGTGACGGGAGTGCTCAACGTCCAGCTGGACTACGTCTTCCCCGGCTCCTTCTACACCCTGCACTTCTACGGGGCATGGGTGTTCTTCGCCGCGTTCGTCGTGCACACGGTGCTGAAGACACCCATGGCGCTGCGGAACCTGCGTGAACTGCGCGAGGAGAAAAGCGAGTTGACCTCTCCGGCTCCCACCGATCCGACCGTCTCCCGGCGCGGTGCGCTGTGGTTCGTCGGTGGCGGCTCGCTGCTGCTCTTCGGCACGACCGTCGGGCAGAACTTCGACGGGGCCCTGCGCCGGACCGCCCTCCTCGCCCCGCACGGCGGCGCCGAACCGGGCAGGGGGCCGGGCGCCTTCCAGATCAACAAGACGGCCGCGTACGCGGGGATCCGCGCCGCCGACACGGACGAGGAGGCCTGGCGGCTCGTCGTCGAGGGCCGGAACGGGCGGACCGTCCGCCTCAGCCGGGCCGACCTGCTCGACCTCCCGCTGCACAGCGCGGCGTTGCCCATCGCCTGCGTGGAGGGCTGGTCGACGTCCGACCAGTGGTGGCGCGGGGTGCGGCTGCGCGACCTCGCGGCGCTCGTCGGCCACGACGGCGACCCACCCGACGTCCTCGTGGAGTCGCTCCAGCGGCGCGGCGCCTTCCGGCGGGCCGCCCTGCGCGCCAACCAGGTCGCCGACCCCCGCTCCCTGCTCGCCCTGTTCGTCAACGGCGAGGACCTGACCCCCGACCACGGCTACCCGGCGCGGATCATCGTGCCCGCCGCGCCCGGTGTGCTGAACACCAAGTGGGTGGCGCGGATGACGTTCGGAGACCTGTGA
- a CDS encoding ABC transporter ATP-binding protein — translation MSGATDEAVAEIRGLRVEIDGRAIVDGVDLRVLPGKVTALVGASGSGKTTTGLALLGEYPPGSRVTGEVSPPADRLVGYVPQHPAAVLNPARRVSALLDDIARPQVRHLPRAERRTAARELVLRALSDAQLPDGEALLRRHPHQLSGGQQQRVVLAQALLLGARVIVADEPTTGQDALTKSRIVEQLAAVAARGIAVVLLSHDLDVVRALADEVLVMRAGRVVESGPVERLWAAPRHEWTRRLLDEQRAVPQGAESASSGQPILEVRDLTAVHERRTTVLRAPRLALSPGECLAVVGRSGSGKTTLARCLAGLHRDHDGEILLDGTPLPRSLRHRDRAQLAAVQYVFQDARAAFDEHRPVLQQVARTAVRLRGTGERAAMDEASATLDRLGLAADLTHRRPGELSGGELQRAALARALLARPRVLICDEVTSGLDTVTRRGILDVLAGLVGEGDDLSLVLITHDLDTARLAHRIAVLDAGELVEQGATQRILTQPRHPFTISLMETTQRLETGTGAGIRG, via the coding sequence GTGAGCGGGGCAACGGATGAGGCCGTCGCCGAGATCCGCGGCCTGCGCGTGGAGATCGACGGTCGTGCGATCGTGGACGGAGTGGACCTGCGGGTGCTGCCGGGCAAGGTGACCGCACTGGTGGGTGCCTCCGGCAGCGGCAAGACCACCACCGGCCTGGCGCTGCTGGGGGAGTACCCGCCGGGCTCCCGGGTCACGGGCGAGGTGAGCCCGCCCGCCGACCGTCTGGTGGGCTACGTGCCCCAGCACCCGGCGGCCGTCCTCAACCCGGCCCGCCGCGTCAGCGCCCTCCTCGACGACATCGCCCGCCCCCAGGTCCGCCACCTGCCCCGCGCCGAACGCCGTACGGCGGCCCGCGAACTGGTCCTGCGCGCCCTGTCCGACGCCCAACTCCCGGACGGCGAAGCCCTGTTGCGGCGCCACCCCCACCAGCTCTCCGGCGGCCAGCAGCAACGCGTCGTCCTCGCCCAGGCCCTGCTGCTCGGCGCCCGCGTCATCGTCGCCGACGAACCCACCACCGGCCAGGACGCGTTGACCAAGAGCCGTATCGTCGAGCAGCTGGCGGCCGTGGCGGCCCGCGGCATCGCGGTCGTCCTGCTCAGCCACGACCTGGACGTGGTCCGCGCCCTGGCCGACGAGGTCCTCGTCATGCGCGCGGGCCGGGTCGTCGAGTCGGGCCCGGTGGAGCGGCTGTGGGCGGCGCCCCGGCACGAGTGGACGCGCCGACTGCTCGACGAACAGCGCGCGGTACCGCAGGGCGCGGAGAGTGCGAGCTCGGGCCAACCGATCCTCGAAGTACGGGACTTGACCGCCGTACACGAACGCAGGACCACCGTCCTGCGCGCCCCGCGCCTCGCTCTGAGCCCCGGCGAGTGCCTGGCCGTGGTCGGCCGCTCCGGCAGTGGCAAGACCACGCTCGCCCGCTGCCTCGCGGGCCTGCACCGTGACCACGACGGCGAGATCCTGCTCGACGGCACACCGCTCCCGCGCAGCCTGCGTCACCGCGACCGCGCCCAACTCGCCGCCGTGCAGTACGTCTTCCAGGACGCCCGCGCCGCCTTCGACGAGCACCGACCGGTGCTGCAACAGGTGGCCCGTACGGCGGTACGCCTGCGCGGCACCGGTGAACGGGCGGCCATGGACGAGGCGTCGGCCACCCTCGATCGCCTCGGCCTGGCAGCGGACCTGACCCACCGCCGCCCCGGCGAACTCTCCGGCGGCGAACTCCAGCGCGCCGCCCTCGCCCGGGCCCTGCTCGCCCGCCCCCGGGTGCTGATCTGCGACGAGGTCACCTCCGGGCTGGACACGGTCACCCGGCGCGGCATCCTCGACGTCCTCGCGGGCCTGGTGGGCGAGGGCGACGACCTGTCCCTCGTGCTCATCACCCACGACCTGGACACGGCACGCCTGGCCCACCGCATCGCCGTACTGGACGCGGGCGAACTGGTCGAACAGGGGGCGACGCAGCGGATCCTGACACAGCCCCGGCATCCGTTCACGATCTCGCTCATGGAGACGACGCAACGCCTGGAGACGGGGACCGGCGCGGGGATCCGCGGATGA